The DNA region ATGCCAAGAATGGCTGCGATGGAATAATACCATGTCTCCAGTTGTCCAGCATGATCCTCATAGATGATCCATAACAGGGCCAAGCATAACAGTAAAAAGAGAAGACATAGGGCTCCTTTCCATAGAGCTGTGAAACGGCGGTAACCAATCTGCGGATGCTTAAGCTCCGACTCCGAAGATTTATATAATTCAGGTTTCATAAGTACAACTCCTTATTATCATTTCCCAGAAAATATACCAAACATGCCGCCTGCATCGCAGAGCGGCATGTTCAACGTAGACGCGGCGAGATGGGCCAGGTGAGTACACAGGACAGCGCTGAACCTCGTGGACTGACCTCTTGAATTAAACCTCACTTGGTTCGATCCGCTAATGCTCTAACCGGAGATAGCTGAATCATTACCGACCTCACGCGCATGGGTGTAGAGATCGGCATATACTCCTTCTGCATCGATCAGCTTCTGATGTGAGCCTTCCTCGACAATCTCACCATTCTCCATAACGAGAATCCGATCCGCATGCATGACCGTAGATAGACGATGCGCAATAACAATCGTTGTTCTTCCTTGTGAGACGGATTCCAGCGCCTGTTGTACCAATTGTTCTGTATGTGAATCCAGATTCGCGGTTGCTTCATCCAGGATGAGCACTCGGGGCTGAAAGACCACGATCCGGGCAAACGATATCAGTTGACGCTCTCCGGCGGACAGACCACTTCCGCGTTCGGAAAGCCGTGTATCATAGCCTTGCGGCAAACGTGAAATCATGGCATGTGCTCCGACGAATCGGCAGGCCTGAATGGCCTGCTCTCTTGTAATATCCTCACGGAACATTCGTACGTTGTCAATGATGGAGCCCGAGAAGAGGAACGGTTCCTGTTGGATCAGACCAACAATGCGATGGAGACTGGCCTGTGGGAAATGACGGATATCTGTGCCATCAATCTCAATGCTGCCCCCATTCACATCGTAGAAGCGGTTGAGCAGGGAGATCAGTGTACTTTTTCCAGCCCCTGTAGTCCCCACAATGCCCACCATTTCACCCGGATAGAGATGCAGATTCATATGCTGAATCAGAGGGCGATCTGGCCGATAGCCGAACGATACATTATTAAAATCAATCTGGCCCATCACGTTGCGTGGTTCAAGTGTGGAGGCGATCCCGGGTTTCGGGTCAGCGACTTCCGGACGGGTACTCAGAATGTTCCAGATCCGATCCATGGATACGGTGGTCGACTGGAATGTGTTCCACTGCATGGTGATCTGGTTAATCGGCTGGAAAAACTGACGGATATAACTGATAAATGCATAAAGTACACCCACCTGCAGCGATTCACCCAGCACGGCACGCCCCCCAAGCCACACCATCATGACGAGGGCGGCATTACCGAGAATATCAAACGTTCGGTTGAAAATAACGTTGGAACGGGCCTGTGCGATATTGGCCTTTAGGTGAAGTGTGTTCTGCTCCTTGAATCTTTTTTTCTGTTCTTCTTCCTGATGGAAAGCCTGGATCAAAAACATGCCGGACAGGTTCTCTGCCGTGAACGCAATCAGACGTGAGAGGCGAGTGCGGGCATTCTGATAAGCTCTGCGCAGTCGACTTCGGAACAATACGGCCACAATGGCGATTACAGGCAAGACGATGAGAGAATACCCTGCAAGTACTGGATCGAGCTGGAACATAAACACGATAATGAGCACCAGCATCATGCCATCCCGGATGAGACTAAGCAGCACCTGGGTGAAGAAACTGCTGATCGTCTCCGTATCACTGGATACATTCGTAACCAGACTGCCGATATGGAACCGGTCGAAGAAAGACATCGACATTTTGGAGATATGCTTGAACAGGTCCTTACGAATGCGAGAGACGATATTCTGACCGACATGCTGCAGCAGATTGTTCTGTACATAGGTGAAAATAAAGCTGATCACTGCCAGCCCCAAAAAGACAGCTGCCAACTCGACAAGGAAGCCTACACTGGTCTGGCCAATCGCCAGATGATCATCGATGGCGATCTTCACCAGATAAGGCTGGAGCAGATCTGCGGAAATACCAAGCAGGGAGCAGAGAAAGATACCCGCAAAAGCCCATTTATGGGGTTTGGCGTAGGACATCATCGCTTTGAATGAAGTACGCTTACTCTGGTCTGCGCCTGCATCGGAACCGGAGCGGTGTCCTGGAGGTGCTTGCGCGCCCGCATCTGAACGAACTTCAGCGTTACGGTCAGTCATGATGTAATCCCTCCTCCTGCAAACGGTAGGTTGCAGCATATAACCCTTTGGCAGCCATCAGCCCTGCATGTGTTCCCTGTTCGGCAATTCGCCCTTCGTCGAGAACGATAATTTCGTCGGCATGACGGACTGCACTGATTCGGTGAGAGATAATTAGCGTTGTTTTGCCTTTGCCAATCTCACGCAGGCTGCGCAGAATGCCACTTTCGGTGACGGCATCCACTGCACTCATGCTGTCATCCAGAACGAGCACCTGTGCTTTTTTGATCAACCCCCGGGCCAGACTTGTACGCTGACGCTGACCACCAGATAATGTAAGTCCACGTTCGCCCAGCAACGTATCGAACTGATCGGGGAACCGGATAATGTTTTCGTATATCATCGCTTGTCGTGCACTGTGCTCTACCGTGTCGAGCGGAACCTCGCGGTCGCTAAAAGCGATGTTGTCACGAATGGTCGTACTGAACAGAAATCCGTCCTGTGGCACATAGGCAATACGAGATCTCAGACTCTCCAGCGAAAGATGCCGAATATCAGTGTTGTTAATACGGATGGTGCCTTCAGGCGGTTCGTATGTACGCAGCAGCAATTTCACGAAGGTGCTTTTACCAGAACCTGTTTTGCCCACAATGCCCACGGTTCGTCCTGCCTGGATATTCAAATTGATGTTTTTGAGCGCAGGGGTTGAACTGCCGGGATAAGAGAAGGACAGGTTCTCAATCGTAATGTCGTTCACGGTTTTAAGACTTGTTGCATGGGGAAGTTCGCGTACATCAGGCACTTCCGTCAACAAATCATTAACCCGCTCCAATGATGCTCCAGAACGCTGCATGGTATTAATCACATTACCAATTTGTTGTAGCGGTCCCATGATGATTCGCAAATATAACGTCAATGCAACAAAGCTTCCGAGTGTAATGGAGTTCTGCATTGTCAAAATCCCGCCAACAAGCAGCGAAACAACTAGTGAAATGGCACCCAGCAGCGGTAGCAGGGCCTGAAATAGAGAGGACAGACGGACGAGCCGCAGCTGTTTGCTTTTGATTGCATCTACTGTGAACCCAAATCGTTCACGGGCACTGTCTTCAATGGCAAATGTTTTGGTTACACGGATGCCTCCCAACTGCTCTTCTGCGGATTCTGTCATCGTTGCAAGAGCATCCTGCACATCACGAGAGCGCTTGCGAATTCGCGGACCGAAAAAAACGACCAGAAACGGAATAGCCAGCAAAGGCATAATACTGATCAGAATAAGTTTCATCGGGATTCCGCTGAGCAGCATCATCACAATGCAGGATAATAACAGAAAGGTTGCATTGGTCATCATGGTTACGCCATTGGAGATGGCTTCACGTACGGAAGTGACATCATTCATGACGTAACTGAGCAGTTTCCCATTTCCCTGTTTGGAGAAATAGTGCTCACTCAGTTCGGAGAATTTGGCGAAAATGCGCTCGCGTGTCATGAATTCGAAGCGTCGTCCAAGCTTCATGATCATGAATTGCCCGGTACCGAATAACAGATTATAAGCGATGGCTATGGCTAAAAGCGAAAGACTATACCGAATGACCGTATTCATTTGAAGTGTGTGTTGCATGAGCTGATCCGTGAAGCTGCCCAGAATTCGGGGCAAGGATGCCTGACCCACATTGGAGACAATAATCAGTAGTACAGCGAACAGGTATACGGGCCAATTGGCAATGACATAGCCTCGTAGTAATCCTTTCTTGGACATAAGATTGGTTCTCCTTTGTTGAGGGGGATGAAAGTTAGTTCGCAAGCGGAGTCAAGAAAAGGGCCGACACCTGTGAATTAGCGCGTCGTGCCCTCTTACTTTATGCAATCCGGTTTGCTGTTTATCCGTCATTCAATAGAATTTCTCTATTCTTATTTTTGCGCTAAATGATAAGGTTGTCAACGAATCAAGTAAGCATCATGGAAGAAGACAGATCAGCGCCCGTAGCGAAAGGGCTGTATGCGGTATTTCCTTCATTTATTCACCAGATGTCGATTTTACTGAAACATTTCCGATGGGTCTCCCGTCTGTAGGGTTGAAAAGGTCAAAAATTGGATTTACTAACTATGGAGGTGCCAAGAAATGAAACATAAAAAAGGATTGGCTGCAACGCTTGCGCTCTGCGTGTCTTTGACGGCGGGAGGTGCATCGGTACTCGCTTTTTCGGATGTAAAAGATGAAGGGCAAAAAACAATTGTAGACTCGTTGCAATCAAAGGGCATTGTTAACGGAGTAACGGCGGATTTGTTCCGTCCGGATGTCGCATTGTCCGAGCCACAGGGTGTTCAGCTGATCGTGAAAGCGTTTGGTCTGAAAAATGAATACGCTGCCGCTTCGGCACAAAATAAAATAAGCCCTGACACGTGGTATGCTGATGCTGTTCAGGCTGCCACTCAAAATGGACTCTCCATTCCGGTGGAATTGAACCCACAGGGCAAAATGACGCGTGAGCAGTTTGCCATTTTGCTCCTTGAAGGGATTGACACAACCGGAGAATATCCGGTGATCATGCTGTATAATGATATTAAAGACGAAAAAAAAATCGGTAAGGACGCCAAATCTGCGGTCCAGAACCTGCTGAACATGGACATCATCGAACTGGATAAGGACGGTAACTTCCGTCCAGATCAGTCGCTTACCCGTATGGAGGCTGCAAGCATGATCTTCAATGCACTTGAGTTTGTAGATAAGCATGGCAATGGCGGATCGACAGAACCGGCTCCAACGAATCCGGGCGAAGGGCAACAGGGGATTGTACCTACGGTTACATCAACCAAAGTGGATGACAAAACGGTGAAAGTCAAACTGACTGCGCAAATGCCACATCCTGGTTATGGATTGAAGATTGAAGATGTGAAACTGGAGAAGGATGGACGTGCCATCGTGCTGTATACGATCACCCAGCCTGATCCGGATATGATGTATCCAATGGTGATTACCGATGTAACTGCGGAGACAGATATTCCAACAGGGTACACTGCAGAAGCACAGCCTTCGGGAAAATAAGCAAGCCTTGCCAGCGCGCTTCGATCCTTGATCGGAGCGCGCTTTTTTTTGTTTTTTCAGAAACTGATGATCGTTATGAAGCAAGTTGCTAGGAAGATCACCTGTCTTTAAGTCCGAATTGTTTGTAGTACGACTGAAATGCACTGATTTCGTATATTATACATGTCATATTTTATGACTCTTTAATAATTCAAAAGGTGGATTCAAGCTATAAATGTTATATTAAATGTCATTTAAGCTGTCGTTTATAAGATGTAAATCAATATCTATATAGGCGATAAAGCCGCTTCGTGTTAACGGAGCGGCTTTTTTCTGGCCTAATCCGAAAATTATCATTCATTCCAGACCCTTAATTCATGAACAAAATCAACATATAAGAGTTAGTTTATCCAGTGTTTATCTGCGTTTATGTGCCTTCTAGCCAAGGATAAAAACGACATATTTACCGAGCGGGGAAGAAACTCATAGAATAAGGCCAAGCCATAAGCGAGCTTGAAGCAGGTGATAAATATATGGTAGATAATATTACATTTATGTGATTGAATTAAATCTATCCTTATTACTTTTTCTAAGCATCAAGAGAGAAGGAAGACAAATGCATAAGTAAGGAGGAGAAACACAGCAGCAATGAAGAGTAACTTCTATTACATTCAAGATGGCGATGCGCAGAGCGTGCTAAGACCTTGCGACCTGTATGACCGATGTGAACCAGAATACGACCTGCAAACGTGGTATACCTCTTTCCTAAACATATGTGGGTTTTGACTTTAAGGTCTGTTTCTCAACTTTCGTTCAGATCTGACAACTCTCAAGTTCATCCGAAGCTGCTCAAAATTACAACTTCATGAGGGGAACGGGTCAAATTCCACATGTTTTACTTCTCCAAAATGACAATGACAAGCTGGAACCAAAAGTATAAACCCTCGTTGTAACAGTACTTTCCGTGTTTTTAAGAGCGAAGATCGAAATAGCATATTTACGAATCCAGAAATGATTCATAAACTCAGTATGTAAGCGTTACCAAATGGAGAGGGAGCAAAAGCCTCCCATGATCGAAATGTGGTCCGGGACTCATTCCTTACATTTGAACAGGAGTGTTTCACTCTTCTTACAAAACGGACGGATTTTCATTTAGAAAAGGAGGAAACAACTGATGCAGCCAGAAGGGAAGTCCGCCTTGTCGCAAAACTTATCGGTGCACACGATTCCGAACAGCAAGAAAAATAAATTAGGGAGAAGGATGATCCGAAACTGGGAGTTGTATCTGTTTATCGCGCCAGCATTTCTATACTTTCTGATTTTCCACTACGGGCCGATGTACGGTATACAAATCGCATTCAAAAACTTTATCCCGACGCTTGGTGTCACGGGAAGCCCGTGGGTCGGGTTCGATCATTTCATCCGTTTCTTCAATTCTTATTATTTTTGGGATCTACTATGGAATACCCTTAGCATTAGCTTGTATGAGCTGGCTATAGGTTTTCCGTTGCCGATCATTCTTGCGTTAGCTTTCAATGAAGTCAAGGATTCATTCTTCAAGCGTACCGTACAGACCGTCACGTATGCACCACATTTCATTTCAGTCGTCGTGATGTCGGGTATGATCATTACCTTCTTGTCGCCTTCGTCAGGCATGATTGTCAATTTGGTGGAGGCTCTTGGATTCCAGTCCCCTCAATTCCTGACGGACCCTGCGTGGTTCAAGACGGTGTACGTGTTGTCGGGTGTCTGGCAGAGTGCAGGCTGGGGGACCATTATATACCTTGCCGCCCTTTCGGGTGTGGACCCGCAACTGCATGAAGCTGCTGTGGTGGATGGTGCGAGCCGGTTTAAACGGATCCTCCATATTAACATTCCAGCGATCATCCCTACGATCACCATTTTGTTAATTCTGAACATGGGCAGTATTTTAGGCGTCGGATTCGAGAAAATCTTGCTGCTGCAAAATCCGTTGAACATGGGATCATCGGATGTCATCTCGACATTTGTCTATCGGTCGGGTCTGGTCGATGCGCAATACAGTTTCTCCACAGCTGTAGGATTATTCAACTCCGTAGTTAATGCGATTCTGCTGATTACGGTGAACCAAATTGCACGTCGCACCAGTGAAAACAGCTTGTGGTAAAAGGAGGGGAAAACATATGTCAACCGCGGTTAAGGAAAGCAGAAGCGATAAAGTATTCTTATGGTGCAACTACATCTATCTAACGATAGCGCTCGTCATTGTGCTTTACCCGCTGTTATACATCATTAGCGCCTCAATCAGTGATCCCAAATTTGTAAGCTCCGGTGAGATGTGGCTGCTACCCAAAGGGATTACGTTTGAAGGTTATGCCCGTGTGTTTGAGAACACCAACATCTGGATTGGGTACAAAAATACGATCATCTATACTGTCGTCGGTACACTCGTCAACCTGATGGTCACTCTTCCGGCAGCCTACGCGCTCAGCCGCTCTGATTTTGTAGGACGTGGATTCTTCATGGCGATGTTTATGGTCACGATGTTTTTCAGCGGAGGGCTTGTCCCGAGCTACTTGCTGGTTAAGGATCTTGGTATGGTGAACAGCATTTGGGCGCTTATTCTGCCGGGAGCTGCCTCCATCTGGAATATTATCGTGTGCCGTACGTTTTTCCAATCGACCATTCCCAGGGAGCTGCAGGAAGCGGCCCATATTGATGGGTGTACCAATACCCGGTTATTCATTCGAATTGTGCTTCCGCTCTCCATGCCGATCATTGCCGTGATGGCGCTTTTCTACGGTGTCGGACACTGGAACAGCTATTTCAGTGCGATGATCTATTTAAATGATTCCTCGAAGTATCCACTGCAGCTCTTTCTGCGCCAAATTCTGGTACTTCAGGAGATGGCAGCACAGGGCGGGGGAGCTATCGATACCTCTTCAGCAACAGCGATGAATTCCAAAGCGGAAATTGCTGCGCTGGTCAAATATGCCGTCATTATTGTTTCAACTTTACCTGTGATTGCCATTTATCCATTTCTTCAGCGTTACTTTGTGCAGGGTGTTATGATCGGTTCCGTTAAGGGATGATCTTAAACCATAATCCACACTAAAAAAGGGGAGTTGTCGTCATGAAAAAGCTTCGCAAGGCTTCATCCATTGTACTCTGCCTCACCCTATCCGCAGCATTGCTTGCAGCTTGTGGTTCCAAGGAAGATGGAGGTTCTGCGACTTCAAATGTCGAAGGGGTCAAGAAAGAAGGATTCCCGATTGTGGACAAACCACTTACGTTAAAGGTCATGTCCCAGGATGCGGGCGTAGCCGACTGGAACACGATGCCAGTCCTGCAAGAGATGGAGAAATTGTCAGGCATCAAGCTGGAATACCAGCTTTCGCCGATCGACAGCTTTGAAACAAAGAAGAACCTGGTATTCGCGAGCGGCGATTTACCGGATATGTTCTATGCTGCGGATCTCAAGCCAGCTGAGCAGGTTACTTATGGGACTCAAGGCATTCTGATCCCGCTGGAAAAATACATTGATGAGGGCTACGCCCCTAACATTAAAAAGATTCTCGACGAAAACCCGGATGTTCGCAAATCATTTACAACGCCTGACGGACATATGTATGCACTGCCATTTATCGATACGGCTGCCGTGTGGTACAGAGGCCCGATGTGGTATAACGGGGAATTCCTAAAAGCACTTAAGGTAGAGGAACCTAAGACTACGGAAGAATTATATACGTACCTGAAGCGTGTTAAGGAAGAAGACCCTAACGGCAACGGACAACAAGATGAAATTCCGCTTACTTCTGTAAAACTGGATGATCTTCGTATGTACTTCTTCGGCTTCTGGGGCATGTACAACGAAGGAATCTACGCGGATAAGGACGGAAAAGTTCACTATCCCTATCAAGAAGAAGGTTATAAAGGTTATCTGACGTTTATGAACCGCTTGTGGAAAGAAGATTTGCTGGATCATGAGACCTTCTCCCAAACAGGCGATCAGAAAAAGGCAAAAGGCGAAAGCAACAAGCTTGCGCTGTTCAATGATTACCATCCATACTTCACACTCGGTGGCGAGCCTAGCACGAAACATCCGCTGATGACACCAGTAAAGAGTGAGATCGCAGACTCACCTGTATACGGTAAACACCCGGGCATATCGGCACGTGGTACCTTTGCGATTACTAGCAGCAACCCGTCTCCTGAGGCAACCATGCGTTGGATCGATTATTTGTACAGCTATGATGGGGCGACCCTGTTCAATCAAGGACCTGAAGGTGTGCTGTGGAAATTCAAAGATAAGGAAAATCTCGTAAAAGAATGGCTGCCAGTTCCTGGCGGTGGGGATCGTGAGGAATATCGCGGTAAAATCACACCGAACTATGGCATTTTGACACCGGGCATTAATGATCCGGATATAGCGAAAGGTCTTCGCACTGAATTTGACGAATGGCTTGACCAGCAAAATCAAGAGAAGTTGGTGCCTATCGGAAAATCACCATTCCCTAACGTTTATTTGACTAATGAAGAGCAAAGCGAAGCGACCGCTTTATTATCTGATCTGGATACGTACGTCAAGCAGATGGAAGCGAAGTTCGTAACAGGCCAAGAGCCGCTTGAGAACTGGGATAAGTATATTGCGCAGATCAAAAAAATGGGTAGCGACCGTATCGTCGAACTGTATCAAGGGGCATACGACCGCTGGAATTCCGGTAAATAAAAAAAGTCCTATCGAAACACATCCATGGAGACAGATCGGGTTTACGGATTTTACACTCACATAGAAAGACTTCGGAAAGAGGTGTGAACAAGGATGCAGAAATGGTTCGAAGAGGCCAAGCTGGGAATATTCATCCACTATGGCATCTATGCTGTGGACGGCGTTGCGGAATCGTGGTCCTTCTATAATGGAAGGATCTCGTACGAAGAATACATGAAGCAACTGGACGGTTTTACGGCATCGGAATTTAACGCGGAGAAATGGGCGGACTTGATTGAGAAATCAGGAGCCCGGTATGCCGTGCTGACAACGAAGCATCATGATGGTGTTGCTCTGTGGGATACGCAATATAGTGACCTCAATGTCGTCAAACAGACACCAGCGAATCGGGACATCGTGAGGGAATATGCGGAAGCGATTCGGGAGAAGGGCATCCATTTGGGAATGTATTTCTCGCTAATTGATTGGTCGCACCCGGATTATCCTAGCGTGTATGAAGGTGGAAAGGTACCGGAGGATCTCAGCAGTGTCAATCGGCATTCAAGCCCTGTGGATGGTGTTGAGGATCAGCAGAAATGGAAAAAATTCCTTGAGTTCAATAACCACCAGCTGCGGGAGATCATGACGAATTACGGTAAGGTGGACCTGCTGTGGTTCGATGGGGACTGGGAACGGAGTGCCGAGCAGTGGAATCTGCCAGAGTTCAAGCATTACCTGCAATCTTTTAACCCGGATGTCATCATCAACTCCCGCCTTCAAGGTTATGGGGACTATAAGACGCCGGAGCAAGGTATTCCGATCACAAGACCGGAGGGACCATGGGAATTCTGTACCACGATCAACACCTCATGGGGTTATGTACCAACAGACGATAAATATAAATCCCTAAATCAAATCATTCGAATGTTCTGTGACTGTATTTCGATGGGTGGCAATATGCTGCTGGATATCGGTCCACGCGAGGATGGCACCATCGATAAGAGGCAGGAGGATATCCTGCTTGGTCTCGGAGCATGGATTCGTACCCATGAAGAAGCTGTATTCGGAACGGGTGAAGGCATTATGTCTCGCTATTATCTGGGTGGGAGCACCGTATCCGAGGACAGAAAGACGTTGTATCTGTTTGTTTATGACGAGCCAAAAGAGAATGTATGCATCAAGGGACTATGCAATAAGATCAAGAAGATTACTGTGCTGCATTCGGGCAAAGAACTTAACCATGAGATTCATGGGGGCGTGCCTTGGTTCAATATCCCGGGGACAACGTGGATCCAAATGACCCCTGAGGACACACATGAGCAGGTGACGGTTCTTAAGCTCGAATTCGACGAGGAACTGGAAATGTACGGCGGTTCAGGAGCCGTTGTTACTCATAACTAACATTACGGGAGGGTATGCACCTATAGATGCATGCCCTCCCTCATGAAGCGGAGAGAGAGCGATATGAACCAAAGTGGAGTACCTGAGCCGAAGATTGAGTATGCTCCCAAACATTATATATGCAAGCGTGCGCAGGAACCGCTGATGCTGGACGGCCGCGTAGATAAGGCATTCTGGGATGCAGCCGATTGGACGGATGATTTCGTTGATATCGAAGGCGATCTTCGTCCGAAACCCGGAAAACAGACTCGGGTAAAAATGCTGTGGGACGACGACTATTTCTACTTTGCTGCCGAACTGATTGAAGATCAGATATGGGCTACGTTGACCGAGCGGGATTCTGTTATTTTCTATGACAATGATTTTGAGATTTTTATCGACCCCGACGGGGATACCCACCAATATTATGAGTTCGAGATAAATGCGCTCAATACGGTATGGGACCTGTTATTGGTGAAGCCATATCGGGATGGTGGACCTCCGGTCAACGGTTGGGATATCAGCGGTCTTAAGACAGCTGTACATATTGATGGGGAGCTGAACACACCTGGCGCCGATAACCGAAAATGGAGCGTTGAGGTGGCAATTCCCTGGACCAGCCTGAAGGAATGTGCCGAAGGCAATCGTCCGCCTGTACCGGGCGAGTTCTGGCGTGTCAACTTCTCGCGGGTGGAATGGCAGACTGAAGTGCAGGATGGGGAGTACCGCAAGGTGCTGAATCCGGATACAGGCAAACCTTATCCGGAGGACAACTGGGTCTGGTCGCCCATGGGTATTATTAACATGCATTATCCGGAGCTATGGGGATATGTCGTATTTTCGGATGACGGAACGGATCAGTCCTTTGAGCTGCCGGAAGACGAACGAATCAAATGGGAGCTTCGCAGACTCTATTACCGTGAACGCAATTATTTTGAAGCCCATGGTGAATTTACACAGGATGTGAAGTTACTCATGGGTGAAGAAACATTCATTTGTCAGCCTGTAATTGAAACGACCCGTAGCCTATTCCAGATTAGTACGCCTTCCTCGGACGGCACCACCTTAATCTGCATTCGGGAAGACGGAAAGCTATGGAAGGAGTGAGCCACCT from Paenibacillus sp. JNUCC-31 includes:
- a CDS encoding ABC transporter ATP-binding protein; amino-acid sequence: MMSYAKPHKWAFAGIFLCSLLGISADLLQPYLVKIAIDDHLAIGQTSVGFLVELAAVFLGLAVISFIFTYVQNNLLQHVGQNIVSRIRKDLFKHISKMSMSFFDRFHIGSLVTNVSSDTETISSFFTQVLLSLIRDGMMLVLIIVFMFQLDPVLAGYSLIVLPVIAIVAVLFRSRLRRAYQNARTRLSRLIAFTAENLSGMFLIQAFHQEEEQKKRFKEQNTLHLKANIAQARSNVIFNRTFDILGNAALVMMVWLGGRAVLGESLQVGVLYAFISYIRQFFQPINQITMQWNTFQSTTVSMDRIWNILSTRPEVADPKPGIASTLEPRNVMGQIDFNNVSFGYRPDRPLIQHMNLHLYPGEMVGIVGTTGAGKSTLISLLNRFYDVNGGSIEIDGTDIRHFPQASLHRIVGLIQQEPFLFSGSIIDNVRMFREDITREQAIQACRFVGAHAMISRLPQGYDTRLSERGSGLSAGERQLISFARIVVFQPRVLILDEATANLDSHTEQLVQQALESVSQGRTTIVIAHRLSTVMHADRILVMENGEIVEEGSHQKLIDAEGVYADLYTHAREVGNDSAISG
- a CDS encoding ABC transporter permease, yielding MQPEGKSALSQNLSVHTIPNSKKNKLGRRMIRNWELYLFIAPAFLYFLIFHYGPMYGIQIAFKNFIPTLGVTGSPWVGFDHFIRFFNSYYFWDLLWNTLSISLYELAIGFPLPIILALAFNEVKDSFFKRTVQTVTYAPHFISVVVMSGMIITFLSPSSGMIVNLVEALGFQSPQFLTDPAWFKTVYVLSGVWQSAGWGTIIYLAALSGVDPQLHEAAVVDGASRFKRILHINIPAIIPTITILLILNMGSILGVGFEKILLLQNPLNMGSSDVISTFVYRSGLVDAQYSFSTAVGLFNSVVNAILLITVNQIARRTSENSLW
- a CDS encoding carbohydrate ABC transporter permease: MSTAVKESRSDKVFLWCNYIYLTIALVIVLYPLLYIISASISDPKFVSSGEMWLLPKGITFEGYARVFENTNIWIGYKNTIIYTVVGTLVNLMVTLPAAYALSRSDFVGRGFFMAMFMVTMFFSGGLVPSYLLVKDLGMVNSIWALILPGAASIWNIIVCRTFFQSTIPRELQEAAHIDGCTNTRLFIRIVLPLSMPIIAVMALFYGVGHWNSYFSAMIYLNDSSKYPLQLFLRQILVLQEMAAQGGGAIDTSSATAMNSKAEIAALVKYAVIIVSTLPVIAIYPFLQRYFVQGVMIGSVKG
- a CDS encoding alpha-L-fucosidase; its protein translation is MQKWFEEAKLGIFIHYGIYAVDGVAESWSFYNGRISYEEYMKQLDGFTASEFNAEKWADLIEKSGARYAVLTTKHHDGVALWDTQYSDLNVVKQTPANRDIVREYAEAIREKGIHLGMYFSLIDWSHPDYPSVYEGGKVPEDLSSVNRHSSPVDGVEDQQKWKKFLEFNNHQLREIMTNYGKVDLLWFDGDWERSAEQWNLPEFKHYLQSFNPDVIINSRLQGYGDYKTPEQGIPITRPEGPWEFCTTINTSWGYVPTDDKYKSLNQIIRMFCDCISMGGNMLLDIGPREDGTIDKRQEDILLGLGAWIRTHEEAVFGTGEGIMSRYYLGGSTVSEDRKTLYLFVYDEPKENVCIKGLCNKIKKITVLHSGKELNHEIHGGVPWFNIPGTTWIQMTPEDTHEQVTVLKLEFDEELEMYGGSGAVVTHN
- a CDS encoding ABC transporter ATP-binding protein, whose translation is MSKKGLLRGYVIANWPVYLFAVLLIIVSNVGQASLPRILGSFTDQLMQHTLQMNTVIRYSLSLLAIAIAYNLLFGTGQFMIMKLGRRFEFMTRERIFAKFSELSEHYFSKQGNGKLLSYVMNDVTSVREAISNGVTMMTNATFLLLSCIVMMLLSGIPMKLILISIMPLLAIPFLVVFFGPRIRKRSRDVQDALATMTESAEEQLGGIRVTKTFAIEDSARERFGFTVDAIKSKQLRLVRLSSLFQALLPLLGAISLVVSLLVGGILTMQNSITLGSFVALTLYLRIIMGPLQQIGNVINTMQRSGASLERVNDLLTEVPDVRELPHATSLKTVNDITIENLSFSYPGSSTPALKNINLNIQAGRTVGIVGKTGSGKSTFVKLLLRTYEPPEGTIRINNTDIRHLSLESLRSRIAYVPQDGFLFSTTIRDNIAFSDREVPLDTVEHSARQAMIYENIIRFPDQFDTLLGERGLTLSGGQRQRTSLARGLIKKAQVLVLDDSMSAVDAVTESGILRSLREIGKGKTTLIISHRISAVRHADEIIVLDEGRIAEQGTHAGLMAAKGLYAATYRLQEEGLHHD
- a CDS encoding extracellular solute-binding protein, which codes for MKKLRKASSIVLCLTLSAALLAACGSKEDGGSATSNVEGVKKEGFPIVDKPLTLKVMSQDAGVADWNTMPVLQEMEKLSGIKLEYQLSPIDSFETKKNLVFASGDLPDMFYAADLKPAEQVTYGTQGILIPLEKYIDEGYAPNIKKILDENPDVRKSFTTPDGHMYALPFIDTAAVWYRGPMWYNGEFLKALKVEEPKTTEELYTYLKRVKEEDPNGNGQQDEIPLTSVKLDDLRMYFFGFWGMYNEGIYADKDGKVHYPYQEEGYKGYLTFMNRLWKEDLLDHETFSQTGDQKKAKGESNKLALFNDYHPYFTLGGEPSTKHPLMTPVKSEIADSPVYGKHPGISARGTFAITSSNPSPEATMRWIDYLYSYDGATLFNQGPEGVLWKFKDKENLVKEWLPVPGGGDREEYRGKITPNYGILTPGINDPDIAKGLRTEFDEWLDQQNQEKLVPIGKSPFPNVYLTNEEQSEATALLSDLDTYVKQMEAKFVTGQEPLENWDKYIAQIKKMGSDRIVELYQGAYDRWNSGK
- a CDS encoding S-layer homology domain-containing protein, whose product is MKHKKGLAATLALCVSLTAGGASVLAFSDVKDEGQKTIVDSLQSKGIVNGVTADLFRPDVALSEPQGVQLIVKAFGLKNEYAAASAQNKISPDTWYADAVQAATQNGLSIPVELNPQGKMTREQFAILLLEGIDTTGEYPVIMLYNDIKDEKKIGKDAKSAVQNLLNMDIIELDKDGNFRPDQSLTRMEAASMIFNALEFVDKHGNGGSTEPAPTNPGEGQQGIVPTVTSTKVDDKTVKVKLTAQMPHPGYGLKIEDVKLEKDGRAIVLYTITQPDPDMMYPMVITDVTAETDIPTGYTAEAQPSGK